A window from Comamonas odontotermitis encodes these proteins:
- a CDS encoding UPF0149 family protein, producing the protein MTKPQIPAGLNDDQLAEIDQMLDDMRERAEEIPQWEFVDGVLTALVCTRRAVPEEEFLPMLVGDGEMLERSADGSLPVLPAFADRAQQDRFLALWNIRWAEVVAQLDTDVKSLEEDDTFQPDAMDMRGAVASLPEEERKEMEGQDIPSFGQVWALGFMFVVENWAEEWAAPRDKDAARWLNDALDSVVALTEDDTGTPTVCMYDENGPASTSQERVETFGEAIWAVYDLRQIWKSMGPRQATVIKGDVPGRNDPCSCGSGKKYKKCCGA; encoded by the coding sequence AGATGCTCGACGACATGCGCGAGCGCGCCGAAGAGATTCCGCAGTGGGAATTTGTCGATGGCGTGCTGACGGCGCTGGTCTGCACCCGCCGCGCCGTGCCCGAAGAAGAGTTTTTGCCCATGCTGGTGGGCGATGGCGAAATGCTGGAGCGCAGCGCCGACGGCAGCCTGCCCGTGCTGCCCGCCTTTGCCGACCGCGCCCAGCAGGACCGTTTTCTGGCGCTGTGGAACATTCGCTGGGCCGAAGTGGTGGCCCAGCTCGATACCGATGTGAAGAGCCTGGAAGAGGACGACACCTTCCAGCCCGATGCCATGGACATGCGCGGCGCCGTTGCCAGCCTGCCCGAGGAAGAGCGCAAGGAGATGGAAGGCCAGGACATTCCGTCGTTCGGCCAGGTCTGGGCGCTGGGCTTCATGTTTGTGGTGGAAAACTGGGCCGAGGAATGGGCCGCGCCACGCGACAAGGACGCCGCGCGCTGGCTCAACGATGCGCTCGACTCCGTGGTGGCACTGACCGAGGATGACACCGGCACCCCCACCGTCTGCATGTACGACGAAAACGGCCCCGCCAGCACCAGCCAGGAGCGGGTGGAAACCTTTGGCGAAGCCATCTGGGCGGTGTACGACCTGCGCCAGATCTGGAAAAGCATGGGCCCGCGCCAGGCCACCGTCATCAAAGGCGATGTGCCCGGCCGCAACGACCCCTGCAGCTGCGGCAGCGGAAAGAAGTATAAAAAGTGCTGTGGCGCTTGA
- a CDS encoding RidA family protein, which translates to MGDGRSQSVVRHGIPGSNFPISNAVEIPPGATTVYLSGQVPPVVDASKPANDPAAYGGDTRAQTIGVLTTIDKQLKAMGLTMKDVVKMQVFLVADPAKGNKMDFAGFMQGYTQFFGTAEQPNLPSRSAFQIAALANPAWYVEIEVTAVRMPK; encoded by the coding sequence ATGGGCGACGGCCGCTCGCAGTCCGTGGTGCGCCACGGCATTCCGGGCTCCAACTTCCCCATCTCGAATGCCGTGGAAATACCGCCTGGCGCAACAACGGTGTACCTCTCCGGCCAGGTGCCGCCGGTGGTGGATGCCTCCAAGCCTGCCAATGACCCTGCCGCCTATGGCGGCGACACACGCGCCCAGACCATTGGCGTGCTGACCACCATCGACAAGCAGCTCAAGGCCATGGGCCTGACCATGAAGGATGTAGTGAAGATGCAGGTCTTCCTGGTGGCCGACCCGGCCAAGGGCAACAAGATGGACTTTGCCGGCTTCATGCAGGGCTACACCCAGTTCTTTGGCACGGCCGAGCAGCCCAACCTGCCCTCGCGCTCCGCCTTCCAGATTGCCGCACTGGCCAACCCGGCCTGGTATGTGGAGATCGAGGTGACCGCAGTGCGCATGCCCAAGTAG
- a CDS encoding c-type cytochrome, producing the protein MKTLTFLLAAGAAACGLAYAQSNHAPTAEEVKAQSSPTGPFGGFSDNKITFSQQGGEKIYQSLCQGCHMVNGQGAQGAGFYPALAKNPKLAAGAYPVIVVSRGLHGMPSFANRLTDEQIADVVNYVRTHFGNDYKDAVKPEDVKPMRPDAASFKDSWG; encoded by the coding sequence ATGAAAACCCTTACATTCCTTCTTGCCGCAGGCGCTGCAGCCTGTGGCCTCGCCTACGCCCAAAGCAACCACGCTCCCACAGCCGAGGAAGTGAAGGCGCAATCGTCTCCCACCGGCCCGTTTGGTGGCTTCTCCGACAACAAGATCACGTTTTCGCAGCAGGGCGGCGAGAAGATCTACCAATCGCTGTGCCAGGGCTGCCATATGGTCAACGGCCAGGGTGCGCAGGGCGCGGGCTTCTACCCTGCGCTGGCCAAGAACCCCAAGCTCGCCGCAGGCGCTTATCCGGTGATCGTCGTATCGCGCGGCCTGCATGGTATGCCATCGTTTGCCAACCGGCTGACCGACGAGCAGATTGCCGATGTGGTCAACTACGTACGCACCCATTTTGGCAATGACTACAAGGACGCCGTCAAGCCCGAAGATGTGAAGCCGATGCGTCCGGACGCCGCATCCTTCAAGGATTCATGGGGTTGA